A window of Bacteroidota bacterium genomic DNA:
TTTAAAACCAATAAAAGCCAATAATAAAGAGACCCCAACTTTTAAAAATCTGAATAGCCGAACTATTTTAGCTAACAGGAAAAACAAGGAACGCAAACCCAATATGGCAAAAATATTTGAAAAAAATACGATATAAGGATCGATAGTTACAGCAAAAATGGCCGGAATGGAATCGAACGCAAAAATCAGGTCAGTAAATTCAATTATCATCAGGACAACAAATAAAGGGGTAAGATAAGTTTTGTTATTCCGCCGGACAAAAAAATTCCCTGTCACATAACGCTGAAATACCCTGAAATGACGAGACAAAAACAAAACCAGCCAATGACTTTGTGGTTCAATCTTCTCTTCTTTATTCCTGTTGAGAAACATATTGATGCCGGAATACAGAAGGAATGCACCGAAAATCAATAAAATCCATTTAAAACGCTGAATAAGGGCAGCACCGGCAAAAATAAAAAGACACCTTAGTACAATAGCCCCGAATATGCCCCAAAATAATACCTTTTTATAATATTTTTCTTTGACGGAAAATGAACTCAGCAACATCATCATGACAAAAATATTGTCTATTGAAAGGGTATATTCAATCAAATAACCCGTAATAAACTCAGTTGCCATATTATGCCTGTATTTAGCCAGGGACAATTGCAAGTTGTCAGGAAACAAAGGAACATGCTCGGCATACCTGCCTCTTACTTCAATTAAACGCTGCATGGAATCTATCCCGTGTATCTTTTCACCGAAGAAATTGATAAACAAATA
This region includes:
- a CDS encoding TerC/Alx family metal homeostasis membrane protein; the encoded protein is MSCEFIFFVAFCSFIVGILFFDLKVVGRKSHIVSLKESLIWTSVWVAFALLFYLFINFFGEKIHGIDSMQRLIEVRGRYAEHVPLFPDNLQLSLAKYRHNMATEFITGYLIEYTLSIDNIFVMMMLLSSFSVKEKYYKKVLFWGIFGAIVLRCLFIFAGAALIQRFKWILLIFGAFLLYSGINMFLNRNKEEKIEPQSHWLVLFLSRHFRVFQRYVTGNFFVRRNNKTYLTPLFVVLMIIEFTDLIFAFDSIPAIFAVTIDPYIVFFSNIFAILGLRSLFFLLAKIVRLFRFLKVGVSLLLAFIGFKLLLGEWLDKFGFQTIYSLYIILGTLLVSILLSLIFPEKKLNSNKKTDN